CTGGAAAACGGGAAAGAGGAGATTGGAATTTTTAAATTTCTTATGATTTGGCAGAACAAGAATGGACTTTGGAAAATATCTAGAGTGATAAGCTACGATCATTAATTATGAACATGAATTTGAATTGTAAAGAAAAAAATTACCTGTACAGCAATGGCATTTTATGATTTACAAAAACAGGATAGAGCAAGCATAGCCGGTAAAATCAGCAATCAGATTCTGCAGAAATTGCAAGGCCAGCAGTTTATATTAACAGAAAAATACTTTTCAGATGAAGCCACTTACATTCGGAAAACTGCTACATATCCGTCCCTACAACAAATATTCGGCTTCTTTTGCAGTTTAGTATTCTTACAGAAGGCTTTTATACATTCCGAATAAATATTAATTTTGATTAGTTATACTTTGGAAAATGTATCGGTAATTTTAAAGTATTTGCTGCCTGGGCAAATTCAGGAACTATTACAAGAATCATTTGTGTAAAATTTAAAACTTTTACTTATGCCTAAATATGTAATTGAGCGCGAAATTCCCGGTGCAGGTAAACTATCTGCTGAAGAATTAAAAAATATTTCACAAATTTCCTGTGGAGTATTAAATAATATGGGACCGCAAATTCAGTGGGTACAAAGCTATGTGACAGATGATAAGATATATTGCATCTATGTTGCGCCAAATGAACAAATGGTCCGCGAGCATGCAAAACAAGGTGGATTTCCTGCAAATTCAGTAAGTAAGGTAGCTGCTATTATAGAACCAATAACTGCGGAATAATTCTTATTTCTCCCGAAATCAATCACTTTTGAAAACAGTGGTTGTACTATTGTTATGGCTGAAGGTTTAAGTCAATAGCACTGCCACAACCCGTTTGGCACATACTTTAAGCACAAAAAATGTTGTATAAGCTTTCGTTAATTGCTACGACTTTCTCTCTATTTTCGCGGATTAAATTTCCGTAATGCTCTTTAGAAACCTTACTGCGATCTTTATTTTTTTTAATATCCATTATTTATTTGCACAGGATAGTACCCTCCTCATTTGCGGGCCAATGCTCGGATATGTACAACACCGTGAGGCGCTGATATGGCTGGAGACTACACCAGCTGTTAAAAAAATTCAAATAAAATATTTTCAGGAAGAGGCCCCGGCATCAATTAATACAATTACATATGATGGCAGATTAGGGGAGCGCTATAATCCCGTTAAAATCATATTGCCCTTTCTGGATATGAACACACGGTATCAATATGAAATTTATCTTAATGACAAAAAGCAAGTTTTCACCTTTCCTCTTACATTTAAAACAAAGATGGTTTGGGAATTCAGGCAGCCCGCTCCCGATTTTTCTTTTTTGTTTGGATCCTGCGCATATATTAATGATGCCCTTTATGACAGGCCGGGTGAACCTTATGGGCGCGATCCGGGAA
This genomic window from Chitinophagales bacterium contains:
- a CDS encoding DUF4242 domain-containing protein, producing MPKYVIEREIPGAGKLSAEELKNISQISCGVLNNMGPQIQWVQSYVTDDKIYCIYVAPNEQMVREHAKQGGFPANSVSKVAAIIEPITAE